DNA sequence from the Pempheris klunzingeri isolate RE-2024b chromosome 9, fPemKlu1.hap1, whole genome shotgun sequence genome:
cAGAAGCTGCTGGTGAGCCTGCACCCTCTCAGGGAGCTCTTTGTTAATCAGCTGGAGCTTGTTTTGGTCCTCAGTAGCAAACACTGTCTGgatgtctgctgtctgtgtttgctgcGCGCTGATTGGCCGCTCTGGAAAGGGGGCGTGGTTTCGTCATAACAATGCATTTCAAGGAGCACACACGCGCCAAGGAATGTTTACTGTCGCTGGCTCGCTAACGTCACCTTTTCGCACGTTACACGGTGTCACCTGCTCAGGTAAACGCTGCCGGTGATCACGGCCCGTGGATTCTGTGGAGGAAACCGAGATCCCCATGCAGCAGCGGGACGCGTGTGTTAGCTGCTGGCTAGCATTAGCAAGCTACTAGCTGCTCCGTCCGACATTGTCAAACATCCACCGGAGGAAACAGCAGTCAGTTGGTGGTCAGGCATCGTTACAGTCTCCGCCGGACGGTGCTAGTCGGGTTACGTGCGAGGATAACTTGATGGGACGCGACGTTTCGGAGGCTGAAACACCTGCCGTCTCCTCTTCGCACCGAGTGAGCAAACTAGCCAAGAAAGTAagatgtgttgctgtgttgttgGCCAACTCACGTAGCTAACGTTCAGCCTGTCCACACAAAGCTCGTCTGTGTCTGGTCTGTGAGCCAACCTGTCACTATAGAGCACGCGCTGATCACAGGGCAGGTGTCCTAACATAAAATGAGCTAGCACTGGCTAGCACTAGCCCGCTAACTACAGTTATCTGCAGCTGGTGTCTCACGCTATGTTGGACAAAGCGTTAGCCTAGCTTGGCTAAAGTTAGCTGCTCTCCTTCAGCAGGGGACGTCGAGTTTGTCCTGGTACTAACAAACCAGCGGCTGCCATCTCggtaccgtgtgtgtgttttccggacgtggtgtgtgtgtcacggGTTTGCATAAGACTTGAGAGAAGCGGTGTGACGGTACAGTGGCTTCCTTAATTGTGTGGCAGCGAGCAGTCCCGCTTGCTACCACatcttttgttgttgctttgtcTTTTGAGCACATGGCTTTCATATTTTTGTTCGGGCAGGCTACAGCGACCCCTATTTATTCTGTCCCCGAACGGACCGCATTAATTACTCAGCCACTTAAACACCTCCTGAATTCACTGGATTTTGCTTAATTTGACATGTGAATCGATAAAGTCTTTGCATCAACCTCAAATTAGAATTATATTCAAGGAATGTTTATAACTGAGCTAAGATCTTAATTAGAGATGACATGAATTTAGTTAAATGGCCCAgatcttgattttttttctaattaggCACCAGAAGCAGATGACATACTGTTATTTGCCATATAAATGGAGATaacactgtctgtgttttcaaacGTATGAACTTTTTCAAGTGTTCTTTCCATTAATAAAACATCCCACTGGGATCGTAGAGCAAACTAAATATGAATTTCTGCACAAATGTTTACGCCACCCAGCAGTCATCGTTGGATGCAAATGTCATCTTtgaaagagaggaaaggcaATGTGAAATGTTATCCAGATAAATAACCAGAAGACTTGGGAGTGTTTTTTGGGGCACTGCAGCTTTCAATGTCAAAAGTCATGTAGAAATGGGAGAGAACTGCTCCTGCAGACCGGCTGTATGTTAATGTATCTAAATAATGTTGGCATCAGTCACCATGCAGATACAGAGACGTAGTCTGAACCGTGCACAGTGATTGTAATCTAGGCCATTTCCAATAAAATATAAGAAGCCTGAATGAGGTCAGTGAAACCGAAACGCAGCGGTGAAATAAATGATTCCCTGAACATACACACGAGCCCCTATGCTTCATATGTGCTTCAGTAAAATGTGAAGgcacatttgatttaaaagaacTCCTACTACTAATGCTTTACAGTACAGTTGATGTCAAATTGGATTGCTTAAGATGTAACATAAACTGCAAAGTGGAGGCGTTGTCACCAATGCAGGGTCCAGTTACCTTTGAGAAATGACCAACAATTCAAATTGAATATTATTTCAACCCCTATGTTATGACCAcataattacattacattcaatTTTCCTACATAATATCCAATCCCACCACAGGGTGTGGTTTAGAACACAGATCTGAAAAGTGGAAAGAGTGAGTAATAGAAGCTGccgttattttattttatttttttttacctctaaTGACTCGACTGTGTGCTCAGTTGATGGATAAAGGATGTAAATAAGCTCTCTGCCATCAGAAGTAAGGTTGTAGCTTTGTcaattggtgttttttttttttgtttttttttgcagggtTAAGACAATCAGAGGCAACATACAAGTGCCTCCTCTGCACGGTTTCCTTTCCCAGAGTGTGACTCGTCTGCACGACGTCACCAATGCGACCATGGGAAATAGCAGTAAATAGGCTGCCACCAACAGCCCCCTTAAACCCGAGGAGGTTCCTTGGAGAGCCCTGCAACGCCCCAGTGCACCTCAGGAGAAGGTAATAACTCTCCGCTTGGTTTTCCACAGcacatttttcctcttccaAGATACATCGTATGAATTTTGTCATATCTAACATAATAGAATTCACATTAAAATTGGGGTGCTTTCAACATCATCCAAATCTAGGCTCTGTGTGTGGCTCATGGTGTGTCACCCATgggcaaaaaaaattcaaaagcaTCTTTCTTTTTGCTACGAtaagacaaaaaataaacaagatgCTTTCTTGGCATATGTGGCTAAAATTTTAAGACAGAATAATAGACCCCACATATTGGATAGAAATACATATTAACAGGGTCGTGCAGTGATATTTTTTCCCTTGAGTTTAAAGCCCGGCTCTGCGATGTCAGCCAACACGTTACAGGGTTTCCAGTAGCATCATCCTCATCAAGTGCATTAGAACCTCCAGCtacagtttatttttacatgcaACTACAACTACACACTGActcttcaaaataagagcagttTTCAAGCACCATAAGCCCACGTGTAAATATGCCCTAAACTAAAACTCAAAAATATGACTCACTTCACTCACAAGATTTTTAAGATGTCAAAAAAATGTTGCTACATAATGTGTTTGAACAGTATGATAGTTTGTGGCATATGCTCCAACTACATCAGTGCattatgatatttttatttGGATAAACAAAGCTGTAATATAAATATCTCTATGGTAACTGGCTAAACCGAtgcctcttctgtctcttcttcagCAGTTGTGCATTTAGACCAATGCAATTTAGAgctcattttaaagaaatagcATGCAATGTAAGCCATCTGATGAGGGCCTGTCTATAGGTATAATGCAGTGAACTACCTGTGgcaattatttgtgtgtgtttgtttttttttcattccctgTATGACGTTACAGCCCACCAGTGAGACGCCAGTGGGGGAGACGAGACAGACCTGTACTGCACAGTTCCCTGGTCCAGGATGAGAACTTCCACCATCTGCTTTTCTCCCAGCATCACCAACAGGTTCCTTTAGATGAGTCCAGACAATATAGCCACACCAGCACACCACCACGCATGCTTCACCCTGCTGCTCACCTGCCCCAGCAGAGCCCCATCATGGTGGATCTACACGACCAGGTAACAGAACAGGACCAGCCTGATGGGTGAAGAACTTCTAGCATTTATTAAACGGGATTTGCTGTATTTTCTGTCGTGTTTCTCGGTTTAATATGAAACATGCACTGTGTTGTGTAGTGCCATATAGTGAGATGGCAGATGGACCTCTGTTTTAGGCAGATTGTGGATTCACCCCATCTCTCCCccacccctcttcctctcttaaAAGATGCACCAGGGATCAGTCCCGATATCATACACTGTTACGACGGTGACGACCCACGGATTTCCCATCCACACCGGGCAGCCCCTTCCAGGGTGCAACACTCAGCAGCTCCCAGCATGCTCGGTAATGTTCAGCGGacagctctctctgctctgctgccttcctcctcctgtgagTTTGAAAAGGAAGAGCCCAAATGTCAGTGCCATCCATGTAGCACACCATACCAGCCATGCAATCTGTCGCTGTTCATGACTAACAAATAAGCTACTGCTGTTTACCGTGCAGGATTTGTGGTTTAATCTTGATGTTAGCACACATATTGGAGACAGTTAAGCAACATAAAATATGGTTCTGTTGTACATGTAGTTTATTTGTACAACCAAACAGACGTCAGAATGATAATTAGTGTGGTGTTGTGGCAATACTGTCAGTGCTGTGGTTTTACGTAATGCATTGCTTCTGTTCACTACATGCTTACATGTTTTCATTATAACTGCCTTTCTGCAAACATAAGGAGCAAATTTGCTTTGGTTAGGCGGAGTGTTGAGTTCAATTGTTGACATGAATGAATCAAAgaaacttgacttgacttgactatGTCCATTCTTGTGTTCTTCTGTTCTCCTCAGCTCATACAGGCATGTACCATGCAGCATATGCCAGTGTCTTATCAAGCCTTTCCACCCCTGATCTCCAGCGAACATTTTGTATTGCACCCAACCCCATCTGTACCCCCCCACCAGCCGCCGCACCTTACTCCTTTGAGCCAGTTTGTCCCTTTACAGCCTCAGCACCCACGCATGGTGAGTAGTCCACAGCGCACGCATGTTGATTAGCGAGTACACTGTAGAATGTAATTATGTGTATGTTCATTTACATACACATGTCAGGTCTAACGCCAGCCTCTTCTGCACATCTCTGTCCCCTCTCAGCCTCTACAGAGGGTAGAGAATGAAGTTGACCTAAGAGGGGACCAGCACCCATTAGGGACCTTCTCCTACCCTCCATCTCATCACCCACCAGCGCTGCCTCCTTCTCTGCCCTTACAGTATCTTCCTCAAGAGCCTCTGCATCAGGAGCTTCCCTTTGGAGTGGTAAGACGCCCTCTGAGACGTTCTCTTCATTTCCCAGAGACAGTGAGATCACATTAATATAATCAGTTATATGCTTTTAGAGGTATTGCTCAATACTGCTGGAAAGCATTGACAGAAATTTGATCATCATACCTGTGGTTGGTATGATTGTAAAACGGGTATTAAAGTACATTGAACAAAACAAAggcttttttattattttttttttttttttgaagttttaAATGTAAGTGTATTCTCATACTTCTGGCCAGTGAGCAGCTTCACTGCAGCGGCCTGCAGGTCAACGGCACATAGGTGGTAGTTGGAACAAGAGTGTTTCTTACCCAAGCTAGTGAATATAAGCAGGGGGTGAGGGGATAAGTAAAACACAGGTTAAATAGACAttactcactttttttttttttttttttttttttttccctaaccGATAAACAGTAATTGCTGTATTATAAAGCAGTAATTGCTCGAATGGCTCATTAATGCTATTAGTTCCGCTTGTGCTCTTCCTACTATGTCTGTGAATTGAGTTAATTAATTTTGGAACAATATTTAGAGTCCAAGATAGACAAACCGTTGACAAGGAAGACAAAAGAACTGGTGAAagtaaacaaaagcaaacacgtCAGTTAAATCCAGAACACGAAGAAGCTTAGCGTGCTCTCAAGTTCACTTTGACTTAGCAAAGCAATAAGCAGATAATGTCATTGTGTCTAAAACGTctaatttgcctttttttgtgTATAAGACAAACTCATGACAAGTATTTGTGGTAACACATGTTCATGATGATGATACTTCATTCATTGAATGTCAAAAAAAAGGTCATGGAGCCACGATCTCAACCTGCGCCGGGCATGTTGTTCACTTCACTTCTTACTCATTCATAAGGGACTTGCATGACAGCAGAAGTGATTACCCATTATTACATTAGCTGTTGTTGCTCAGCTCAGTCAAAGGTGCCGTCCAACAGCTCTAAAGCTGCCACGTGTTGCATCTTCTGTATTTAACAGCTGTAGAAATCACTCATCTAATTACTGACCTAGACATTGTAATCCCACCTCACATTACTTCTTAAGAGCTTTTTACTCCCTTTGCTCACTTTTAAACCTAACTGACATcctttttaaatgcagttaGACTTTTCTTAAACTTGCTATAATCATTATAATGTGAAGTGGAAGGCGATGGTTCACTTCAGTCACAGATTAGTGGCCAGTCTGTTTTACATAATTGCCTTaatctctgtgtctttctcctCAGCCATATCCCCACATGCTGCCACGGCGAGTGAACGGACAGAGATACCGGTTGCAGCaacctctcccccctcctcctccccctccatcgTACTACCCAGGCTTCCTCCCTTACTTCCTGTGAGTACCCCCAGAAAAAGCAGCCCGTTTATGAAGTATAGCATTCTTATTATTGACTTGAATGTAAAATGCCTGATTACACTCGGCTGCAGTGTTCTGACACGTAGTAGAGTAGAAGAAGAAGCCGGACAGAAACAAACTTAACTCTAGTTAGCGCTCCGTGCTGGTATTCACAGAGCGGGTGCTGCTGACGATCACAGTAAAGCCGCTGTGATTCTGTCGACGCTTGCTCAACAAGTTCTGCCTCCCTCTTTGCTCAGGTCGATGCTCCCTGTGCCTCCAACAGCGGTGGGCCCAGCCATCAGTCTGGACCTGGACGTGGATGATGTGGAGATGGAGAACTATGAGGTTAGTGTCTAATGTGTTTATGgaaaaacaatcttttttttttcacacaccgaatacacagtatatactgAAGGGATGTCTGGACTCGAAAAGCTTAAGAGAAATCAGGCAAGGGACAGTGCTGTGCAGAAAAAACAAGCgttaagaaaaaacaagacaaagacaagaatAATGAAGGAAAGAGCTTTCCAATGTCCACAGGTGAAGGGGACAGGGACAATACACAggatgacagagagacaaataaTCTATAGTCTGACACAGAGAGtagaagaggacagagaggaataGAAGAATCCTGtggga
Encoded proteins:
- the rnf44 gene encoding RING finger protein 44 isoform X1; this encodes MRPWEIAVNRLPPTAPLNPRRFLGEPCNAPVHLRRSPPVRRQWGRRDRPVLHSSLVQDENFHHLLFSQHHQQVPLDESRQYSHTSTPPRMLHPAAHLPQQSPIMVDLHDQMHQGSVPISYTVTTVTTHGFPIHTGQPLPGCNTQQLPACSVMFSGQLSLLCCLPPPLIQACTMQHMPVSYQAFPPLISSEHFVLHPTPSVPPHQPPHLTPLSQFVPLQPQHPRMPLQRVENEVDLRGDQHPLGTFSYPPSHHPPALPPSLPLQYLPQEPLHQELPFGVPYPHMLPRRVNGQRYRLQQPLPPPPPPPSYYPGFLPYFLSMLPVPPTAVGPAISLDLDVDDVEMENYEALLNLAERLGEAKPRGLTKADIEQLPSYRFNSENHLSEQTLCVVCFSDFECRQLLRVLPCNHEFHAKCVDKWLKTNRTCPICRADASDVHREVE
- the rnf44 gene encoding RING finger protein 44 isoform X2; its protein translation is MRPWEIAVNRLPPTAPLNPRRFLGEPCNAPVHLRRSPPVRRQWGRRDRPVLHSSLVQDENFHHLLFSQHHQQVPLDESRQYSHTSTPPRMLHPAAHLPQQSPIMVDLHDQMHQGSVPISYTVTTVTTHGFPIHTGQPLPGCNTQQLPACSLIQACTMQHMPVSYQAFPPLISSEHFVLHPTPSVPPHQPPHLTPLSQFVPLQPQHPRMPLQRVENEVDLRGDQHPLGTFSYPPSHHPPALPPSLPLQYLPQEPLHQELPFGVPYPHMLPRRVNGQRYRLQQPLPPPPPPPSYYPGFLPYFLSMLPVPPTAVGPAISLDLDVDDVEMENYEALLNLAERLGEAKPRGLTKADIEQLPSYRFNSENHLSEQTLCVVCFSDFECRQLLRVLPCNHEFHAKCVDKWLKTNRTCPICRADASDVHREVE